The window CCAGGCAAGCTGCCCGCAACCGTCAACCTCTTTTTGCTCTCGCGCACCACCTCACTTCCCTCGGCTCGTCCTTCCTCACAGCGTGCCGCCACcagccggcgcctccagTACGCTCTGGATGCTTGATATGCACGGATGTATCCATCATACGTCTGtgcaagaaaaaaaacaaaaaagcgTAGCATGTGTGCGAGTTACCATCGTTaggtctctctctttctacACGCAATTCTCTCTGGAAAGTATGCCTCGGGCCCTGGCGGCATGCAGGcattcttcgtctccctcgttcAGACTCTTATGTACTTCGACAGAGCCATTGAACAGCCAAACGCCTCTTGGTCGCCGCAAGTTTCCTTCGGTACACTAAACACCAGTCCTGCACCTCCTGGCCTCTACTCTGCCGTCGCTTCTTCACCTTCCTCCCTTTTTCCTACCACACACGTGCCCAGGCTAGTGTTGCTcctgtccccccccccccccccccccccccccccccccccgcccaaCACTCTTGAGGGCTACGGCCCTTCTATTTGCCACACTCATCTGCTCTCAACTTTTCCTCTGAGGGCTCCGTCCCATGATATTTCTGCTATCTCCCATCACTCTGTACCAGCTCTCTTTCCACGAGTGTTTAGAGACCCACCAAGCCCGTGAGGTCGACCGGATAGATCTGGATTGCAGGGTTGACTATgcggcgcccagcggcgCTGTCTGGTTCGATGTGGACGCTGTTAGCTGCAAACGCCGCCGAAATACGCAATAGTATAGCTCATCATGGCAAGCCGAAGGCTGGCGAGACGTAGGTGATTGAACAGTCTGCTGGAAGCCGGGTGGTTGTTCTGTCAGGCAGCGCCACCGCCCCGCAAGCAGCACCATGGAGACGCGCGATCCTGTGGCTATTCAAAGCCCAACCTGGGATTCTGAACTTGGTTTCTACGTTGCCCTGCGCTTTCTCCTTCGGATGGATCTTGCTACGCCTCGTTTTCCAGTACAGCCATTTCCCGCTATCCTCCACACCGCTATGTTGTCTCTCTCTTATTCGAGTACCTGTGGTGAACTCGCGGCGGCCATCCCGCGGACATCCTGTTCTCTCATTCTCAATGTTCATACTCCTGCCTTGCCTGACAGGAGCCTGATACTGTTATCTGCTTCGACATTTACCTCCTTCGCTTGCTGGGTGTGGAGCTACAGGCCCCGTAGACCTTGACGAGTCGCCAACACTGTCTTCACACgctcggctgctgcgcagaaTTGGATGCATTTGTCCCTCATCCTCTCTTCGTTTCGGGAAGCCAGCAGAGGATAACGGCCTGCTGTTCTGTGCGTCGATGCGGCCACGCTTGGAAGGCTCAtacggcgccgacgaggggGCATGCGGGACCGGAGGCGGGCTGGGGCTCGAGGTCGACGTGGACAAACACTTTTGCCACTGGGCCTCGAAAAGCGCACAGATGGAGCGGCCGACGCTAGGCGCAACCTCCTGTGCAACAGCAGAAAAATACAAAACAATTATCACACGATTGTGATTCCGCGCGGGCCGACGTCTCCGCATATAAACACGCGCCACATTcatatacatgtacacaCAAACACGTGAATCTTCAATAGAGGTGAACAAACACGCGCGCAGTGCCTGAGCACGTACACTTACCCAGAGGACAGCAACATGTATGACATCAAATCCCCGTGAGACTCACATGGCTGAGTTAACAGACAGGCCTCCCAGAAGAGCGTGCACGGGGCGTGGCACGTGTGCCTCGTCACAGTGACTGTCCGGGCCCTCACGACTCCGTCGGAACCGTCACATCAGTAGCATCCCGCAGAGGCAGTTCGCACGTCATCTGTTATACATTTCTACTAGTTTAACGGAGGTTCTGTGATCCAGTTTGTTTCGCTTTCAATACAGAGTCCTCCGTTCGCTAACGGTACGAAGCGACAAGAAAGGACAAGCAAAGCGACTGTCGAACCCACCTGGCCGTCGCGAGCTCGGTACACCGGAAGGTTTTGATTCAGTGGGTTCAGCAACCCCTCGCAGTGCTTGAAGTCCAGCGGCACTCTGGTGGCAAATCACACAGAAAGAAGTGAACCAGATCGTTAATTGTTGCGACAGGTGGCAGCCTGGTCACGCAGCGGTGCGGAAACATGTGCGTCGGTGCTAGCATGCACGGGAACGAAAAGCCACGACCAGCGGCTCGCTCTGGGCAAGGAGACAATAATACAGAAATGAGGAATCACGGTACACAAATCCACGGAAAATAGAGAAGAGCATTCTCTTAACCCTGTCGTAGATCTGTCGAGCCTCCATCCTTTGGCAAAGCTCTGTGCTGTATCCAGGCGCATCACTACCACATGGATGACACCGAAGCACGCTAGGCGCGCGTGTATGCAGATGAAGACGGTTTCATGCGCTCCCGCCAGCATCCGAGCCAATCTTACTTTCTAATCCACTCAAGATCAAAGGTCTTGCCTTCGAAGTGGGATTGGGTGGAGCCCCACGGATCCTCGGCTGCCTTAAACAGGTCACTCTTTAGGGCACAGTGACCTGGAAGGGAGCGCATGATAGCCCAGCCGCAAAAGTAGTGCGTGTTGTTGACGCTGAAGAAAAGAACTACATGCTTGCATGACTGAGCAGAGCAAACGCGAACACGACACACAAGCACGGCACACCCACATCCACTGCAGCGGCTCCGCGTGCCAGTCCGTCAGAATATCCAATGTCCTTAAACTGTTCAGTTTTGTCGAGAATTCCCTGCATCTGATGCGGCTCCACACTGCAGCGGTCGCGttcgtctttttttctgctgaAGCACTGCCCAAGGCTGCGCAAATCTCTACTCTTCAGGTTgtcctggacactgaatccatgagcACAACCTGCCTGCGGAACAGCTAAGTGCAATGCTGTTTGCAGAAGAGCCTGTGAATCGCCAAATTCGATTTGCGGCGCACCTCCGGGAAGAGAACAACCACGGCTCGGGAAGCCACACGACAGTTGACAGACTGCCGCGCCTTTCTCGTGTTCCCTTCCGGCCTCGTCAGCgctctgcatctgcgcatCCTCACCTGCAGCGCAGAACCAAGAGTTGCGTCGTTGTATGGGCGAGTCGCCCACATGCTGTATTTCATGGCTACGTCGATGTTGTacagcagacgcgagcgcagaATGAAGTAGCGAACGTTCTgttcctcgtctgcgtggcAAACCAAGGAAATGCCGAAAGAGATGGACAAGCTGGGAGGAAATGGAGCTGTTTGAGGTTACGAGGACCCACGCAATCACAAAGTCCCCCGCGCACGAGAGTCGTGTTCCTGCGCCGTCTGAATACGATAGGAtggcgacagaggcgcccGGAGACGATATCACCTGAGAAGCGCCCAGAGATGATATCCCCTGAAAAGGCTGCTTTTTCTATCCCACGAAAAAGAGACAAAGAAAAGCAGGTTGCCAGCAAGCGGCGTGAAACCACACATGAAAAGGCGAGACTGTATTCGGCAAATCGCCGAGTGAGGGAGGACAAGATTCGCAAGcaaaaaaaagaggaaacggAAAAGTGTGTGCACCTTGTGGCGTTTTACGGTTCCCCGTCATCACTCCTCTTTCACTTACAGATCATCTTGGCGTACGACGTCGGCGGGGATGAGTCGTATGAGGCCAAACAGAAAGCATGGCGTCCTTGCCGGCAGAGAGGCGTCCCTTCGCTGCCGCTACGCGCATATGTATCAAACGTTGTTCCCGCCATTTGActctctgtctgtgtctgctTTTATCACATgccctctcctctttcttccgttccgccttctcttcgctcggGGTCTGGTcacgtcgtcctctctcctgcATACGGCATCTCCGCTAGCCCCTTCGTCTGTACATGTTCGCAGTGTGCAATTTGCCCTACTTCTTTGTtcccgctggcgctgcgtgAGCACCCTCATGCCGGCTTTCTAACCATTGGTCGCCGCCCTAAagttccttctcctccccaGGCACTTTTCGCGAACGTCGGtgctcttctctgcttctgctccACGTCAGCGGTTGCCGCGCGCTAGGAGAATCGGAAATTAGTGGGTGGAAAGAGTCAGGGCGAGGTAGACATGCAGCACATCGGAAGGTCGGGAAACTACGAAAAACATAGGCAGCTGAAGGCGAATGCCGAACCCGAAGCACAGATTCGGGTTCCAACAGAATGCGCATAACGCCTCCTTCGCTAGCGTCCGAGAGACCAGTGAAGTGGAAGAAGGAAAGGCCAAAATTCGGGCACCCTGCCGCGTTTCACGGTTCCTCGTCATCACTATTATGTTGAAGATCCTACTTCGCGCGTGAGTTCGAGAGTTTACCCTCCCCCGTACCCTGCGTGTCTCCCCTTATCCCCTGGCGATTCGTTTCCGTCATTACGCGATCATTCGCCTCTGGTGGTTACTCGAACGCTGGATTCCGCGGCGGATAACCGCAACAGCAAGCTGGAAAAAAATTAAGACGGAGATGAAGACTCTGACTTCTCCGCTGTTTTGCATGCCCCGTTATTCCATAGCTCGCCCTGCGCTGTGTGACTCTTCTCAAGCCTCCCGTTATCTGAAtttcctctccctgcgcgcCCCGTTCCCCTTTTTCCTCCATTATCCAGTCTTCCTGTGTCTTACTCCCTTTGACTGAATCGTGCTCATGAGAAGCAGTTAGTCTCTACCTGAAATTCGTTCCACGAAGGTAGGGATCTACTTTTATCGGTTGTGACTCGCTGCGCCAAACTGGGGTTGCCGATGAAAACGTGGAGGAAACGGAGACGCAACATGCCATCGGAGCGAACCGTCGAAAATATTTGAAGGTGAAGGTGTCGGAAAGCATAGAATTGGCGAAGGGATTACAGTAGAGAAAGTTGAGGTGCTCTTCTCTTATCGATGACTGGAGGCCCCTCGCAGTGTTTTTGGGTGGTTCGGGGTAGCGAAGACCGCTGGTGACGTTAGCTTAATGCGGTATCAATTCCAATCGCGATTGCAAGTGCCCTTCGTTTTCAGTGTGCCATTGCGTAACAATTGTTGTATTCTCGTGTGTGCAATTACCATGCGGAAGCTCACCATGTCAATGGAATATCAACAACGGTGAAACTTATTTGATcaacataacaacatagaaggtaaagctggattacgttcaaacttttCACTGGATGCCGTGTTTtaaatatacgctggatactactatacttaatgcacttaacatgatggtcatgaaaagcacaatAGAACGTGGAtcgtgtgctctcaatctaaattcatcttataacttcggtttcttagttgcaattacctttgtacatcaaataattacaggtatcactttagcgttccgatatacttctgaagcacgctctggatgtccgaacAACCAGAACAGATGTTGGTAAAGcacactatcaccagaataccTAATACctaaaattcagtgtttacgtgcATATGcatctgatgtaacattaaaacggttctttgtattgcactttatatgaccttttgtaggttgcattctaattgtattacacacCTTTTAgttacatttaaatggttttagtaaccctgcaggtcgctggagttatacatacctcgatACATGTGgattaagatacacaagaagacgaaagaagcagttcCTGCGTGCAGCATCCTAAATTCCAATCCTGCTGCGACCTCTCaaactagatgttgaacactagcgAATGCACAacatgcttcagaagtatatcggaacgctaaagtgatacctgtaaaTTATctggagtacaaaggtaagTGCAACTAAGAAAGCAAAGTTATAcgatgaatttagattgagaacctttgtagaaaccatgtggatatcAATCCACGTTACATTCTACCTCTAAATCATACAGCGGTCTTAAGGTACGCCGGAGAGAgcaggtcagataatattgggagttctaatcctcggattgtatcagcaccaCCATGTCGGatcattactcccttgttagTGAAaaagattcagttaggaacgctagttcaccgtcagatgtaatacatgagctgggttaagaacgtctaGAGACGCATGTCCGGGGGCGTCTCTCATCAGGCCCCGCGTTGTCTCCAGCTGGGAAGAAACTTGACAACTGTTATGCCGGGTTAACTTATCTTGATTTTTTACTTTGCACCTACACCTAGcacccccccgccctccctaCATCCCCCTGTCGACTCCGCTGTTGTCGACGGTGCTGCCTTTGCTGCCGTGAACGGCAGCCGTCAGAACCGCAAGCACAGCTTTCGTTTCTGTGGGCACGATGTGGCGTCTTTCCTGCTTCGCTGAAGCGCTTGCTCGGTAGGCCCCTGTTTATGATAATGTTCATGAATCACCTAAAATTGATAACCACTGACCTGGCTTCCGGAACGGCCTGGGATGCACAAGAACTGTGTATGAATCTCATGACATTGACGGCTCACGCGACCCGTCCCCCGTGCACACAAAGACACATCTTCAAGAGTAGTTCGGCGCAATATCGTGCACCAAACACGCTAATCCAAAGCCATCAGGGATATTGAGCGCAGTGCTGTGATACGGCCTCTCACCCCCTGCTGACAGGCGGCGACACCTCCCCAGTTCAATAACTCTAATTGTGTTTGGTGTCAATTGGACCCTCAGAGTGACAGCTTCTGCGTTCTTGTCACGCGCACGATGTCGCGTATGGTCACCACTGCACATATGGCTGGCTACTCGAGGTTGGGGGGCCTTCCTACCTCGCTGGTAGTTGGTTCTGAACTGCGTCACCTTCTTCACCCACTGTTCCGCATAGATCATGCATTGTGGACTAAGACACTTGACGAGTGGCTCTCATCATGGGTGTCGCGGATGGGAGTTGTTAGAGTTCGTTTGCCCTCACGACCGAGGGCACCCATGAAACTGCTCTCGCCCACGAATATGGTGCAGGAAACTCAGGAAGGGGGAACAAAGGAAGAGAGCCTAAATTGAACGGGGCGGTGGCTTGAGGCACCGGCTGCGAAATGCAAGACTGCGGGAGCAGGCTCCAGAGTGTAGCCGGCCCAGAGTCAGTGGCACAGCTGAGCCGTGACCACACGCCCGCAGGGGATTGCGCTGAGTAATGCCGGTCGCGTTTTTGTACCTACAAGCATGCGGCGCTCGATACTCAGAGGAGGTTTTCAGCATTCGTACGCTAGCAAGCGCTGAGTGCGCAGGGCAACAATGGTTCGTCCCAAGAAAGTTGCACTCGTATTTGTGTCACACTGTCAGGTCAGGGCTTGCTTTCGCAGAAATTCAATCAGTGGCAATACGAGCATGCCTTTCGTCAGGCAAGACAGATTCTGCTACTATCAGTACATTGCAAAGCACAAAACTACCATATGAGGCCATCTGAGCAAACCTGCCTCAGGGAATTATTTTGTCGTGGCGTTCACTCGTATGTTCATCTCAGACGCACGAAACGGGCCTATTCAGTCGACGATGTGCACACTGCATTCCCGATTCACAGATAAACCGCACTAGGCGATTACGCGTGGCGTAATCGCCTATGTTGCACTACTGCATTGATGGGCGGGGCCTTGGTGCACAGGCGTCCGTTTGTAGCACGCGTATGGGCGCGGTATGGTTTTTGTggagctcttcttctcggcgcggACAGCCTCCGTCAATGACGAATAACACGCGAAACCCTATCGTGCTCAGTCATGATTGAGTCCGATCTAGTGACGCTGGGGGTCGTGACAGAGACACTTACACGTGGGCAGCACGAATGATGCTCTCGTCTTCGATTCCGCATCCGTGGCATCTCATATTGGTAGGCATTCGAAACCGGAGTAAAAGCCATATGCCAAAATCCGCCGGCGTTCTGCGTGAGGGGGAGGGAActggggggaggggcgagaTGTCACTAGGACATGGACAGAAGCGCGGGTGGTGAGGCTGCACTAAACCGCCCCCCCCCGGTTCCGACACACCCTTCCCGTCGTACGATGAGGATGGTGATGAGTGGATGTCTTGGGTATAAAATTCCCTACCTAGATGATCCTCTGTCGCAGCATTTCCTCCAGAAACTACGTTCGGGTTAAGTAGGTGGGTTGGACATCGATGGAGCCTTCCTTTCGTAGAATGCGTTCATGGCGTCAACGCGTGTGTCCCCAGTGCCGTGACTACCCTGCACAGTGAACACTTCAGGTGTAGTCGCTCAGCGGGAGAGTGATCTGGCAAGCACGTCGCGTAGCACCATAGGCGGGCGGGTGATAGGGCACCAGGCCGTGGAAACCTTGGCAATCTTCAGACCCCGACGCCAACAGCCCCGGAACCGTCACTCATTTGTAGTGCAGGTGAGGGAACACATTCCGGGCATCCACGACAGGCTGTAACAGGCATTGTTTCTGCCGCAACCTACGCGAAAGGCTATCCCACGTGTTTCGCTCCCGAAGTTAAGTCCGCGGATGCTGGTCAGAAGTCCCGTCTAACCTCGCCTATGCGCCTTCAATAACACTCTTAGGCGGGGGAAAGGAACACCTATGTGCAGCGGTTCACGTAAGACGAGAGACCGCCCAGCGATATGAGCTCCGGCGTGAATGCCCTCACGCGGTGCTTTCCCTTTGAGGTTTCTCGTAGACGGCAGTTGAAAGAGTAAACGGATTACAGGAGCGAATATAAAAGTGGCCAACCTCGTCAACCTCGTCGCTTGGAGTCAGCATGACTGAGAAAATGGTGTCATCTCGAGGCGGTGGTCGTAGAGGTCGTCCtcattttttttttctggaATCGGCGGGTGTGTTCACTTCTGTTCGTTCTTTCTTTCCCCTCCTCGTGTGAGCGATCCCTTTTGAATTGGGGGGCTACTATGCGTGTCACACGCCTCCTCAGGTTCTATGTGAGCGACCAAACGATCCTACGTGCACGTGGTTTCCTCCCCGTCATTTGGGTATTCCTGCGATTCTTTCGCTCTTTCATCTCCCTGATATGTTTCTTGCGTGTGGCCCTGTTTCGACTGGAACAAAACCAGTAACACCAACCCGGCGAATGGCGGGCTACCCCGCAGGTAtgcaaacgaaaaaaaaaagcctGGGATTAGACACAGAGGTGAGCAGGGAAGGGGAGGACGAAGTGTGTCCTTTTTATTGTGTCGTCCACGTTTTGTGAAGCGGCCGTCAAGCCAATGGTGCTTGTGTCCGCACTGCAAGCGAACCGAAGCCGCTGTCGAGGTTCACAACGCTATTCGCGGCAGCCCGTGCCACCAGCTGCCGTTCGCAAGCCAGAGGCACACGGCAAACTTTCTTCCGGCCCCCCTTCCTCCCCTTTTATCTGGGGCAGCACGAAACAGAGAGCCAAGACAGACACGAGTTCCGTCGAGTCACAGGGAGTCTTCTGATGTCAGATGGGAGTGCACATCGATCATTTTTTCCCGCAAGGGACGCCCGGTAAGAATGTATATCGCGAgcgggagggggcgggggcggggatATGCGTGGGCGTATCACGTCAATGCACACTGATATCCCTTGAGGTTGTCTATGTATGCCGGCAGGACGACAATTTAGGTAACACAATGCGATACGCGTCGAAGTGCCACACGAAGCGGAAATGATCTCTTTCCTTGACCGCGTAACACTAGATGGATAGACAGGATGTTGATGAGCAGGCGGCAcacgaggaggggggggagacaATCCGCCAAGACGGCGAGAAAACACAGAGCCTCTTCCTGAGGAGACATCGAGAAAAGCTATAGCCGAATTGGAGCCGCCCGGAGGGTACAAAAGAATTCCTGCAATCGACGCCAGATGCAAGTCAGTCGCTGGCTGGCAACGCTTCCATCGTGATTTCAGCCGCACTTCCTGTATCAATTGCTTTCCCTATCGTTAAGGGTTAAGAGGTTTGGTTGAACAGCGGTGTGAGTTGCTTACCGCGAAAGGTGAAAGGAAACTATCGTTTTCTTCACCCCAGCGAGCCGTACTGCGGGTGTTGTTTTGGCTCGCTCCCCCGCCGATACAAACAGGGGGCAATAAACGGAGTCGAGTAGCCCCTCACTGGCGAAGATGCTTCTTTTCTTACACGTGGATTCATTTTCAGATGGCTCGCTGCGGTCGTGTGAGTCCTCAGCCGCGACGTCGTTCCATGGAGCGCGCCCCTGTACCGCGATCACTCCTCAGAGAGGGCCGGCCAAGATGTCAGACAACCCACTCTTTTAGGTGCAGAGTGGGCTTCGGAGTGCACTGATGTCGGAGTGTTCTGCTAATGGTGTTTATCCTCGATGCCTGTGCTTCCTATGTTGCCGTCAACCGGGCAGCATGCTGCGCGCTAAGAGCGCAGGGGGGAGCTCGCAACACAAGCCCCACTCAAAGAGGTGATTTTGTGCCATGTTCCGCCATCTGCTCGCTCTCGAGCGCATCCATTTTTTGTGGCTGGGTCTTAAGCGTAGTGTGGTCTGCCCGGACAAGCAAACAAGGGACCGGCAGCTAAGTGACCCCGTAGAGGGGGTCTGTTGACGGTCTGGGGGCGAGGAGTGCTTGGGCGGTACCGTGGCGGGGTTAGATGTTATCTGGACACGAAAGTTTTTCGTCCTTCCTGGTGGTCCCCATTTATTCTattccgcctcgtcgtcttcgcctgtgTGAGGCATACAGTGAACCGCCTCACCGCTGTTGCTCATGGAGTTACGACGCGCGACTGGAGAAACAATACGTGGTCTGCTACGGTGTCTGCGAGCGGAACTTCAGTGGCGAGACACGGGCCGTGGCGCATGTAAAGGATGTCAAAAGCCTAAGATATCGTTGACGATGTTTTCCTTTGTTCATTTTCCGTATTTCTCTTGATCATGGTGTAGGGCTAAACTGATCTTTTTTCTAGAAACCGAGTAATGTTCCCTTTTTTACCGCCCGGCCCGATGGTTACCGTTGCTGCAGGCTGCTGTTGCTCGAAAGTGTATCTACGCCatcggcgagaaggcgggtGATTCAGAGCCAAGTTCCTGGCGggctttctcttcgttttcccGTGTATGCCCCCTGCCTTCGGCGTGTTGTCTTCTGTCTGTTTTCTCGGCTGTCGCGTCGCGTGGCGAACTCGTTTTCAATCCCACCTGTCTggccagacgccgccgcctttccGCATACTTTTCTCGAGCAAACCAGCATGTCTGACTCTGTTCACGCAGTTTTTGCTGGTCACCTTAGATGAGCGAGTTCGCTGTCACTGGCTGGAGATCGTTCCTCGCCTAAATCCTTCAAGAGCAACAGCACGTACCGACCCATTCCACGTTGCCGCTGTTTTGCTTTCTTGCTCTCTAAACTGGAATCTATCTTCTGCATGTATCTGGTCGTGTTCGTGTTCGCTGCGTGAACGCCGTCAGTTTCTGTGTTTcgtttctttcttttctctgctgGCACATCCTCTGTCATGCGAGCCCCAACTTtgtcctcgctgctgcctggtaccgctcgctctctcccttgGTTTTTCCGCTTCGTTTCCGGACAGCGGCACGCGAGCAGCGTC is drawn from Besnoitia besnoiti strain Bb-Ger1 chromosome VI, whole genome shotgun sequence and contains these coding sequences:
- a CDS encoding YT521-B family protein (encoded by transcript BESB_065180), producing the protein MAGTTFDTYARSGSEGTPLCRQGRHAFCLASYDSSPPTSYAKMIYEEQNVRYFILRSRLLYNIDVAMKYSMWATRPYNDATLGSALQSCKHVVLFFSVNNTHYFCGWAIMRSLPGHCALKSDLFKAAEDPWGSTQSHFEGKTFDLEWIRKVPLDFKHCEGLLNPLNQNLPVYRARDGQEVAPSVGRSICALFEAQWQKCLSTSTSSPSPPPVPHAPSSAPYEPSKRGRIDAQNSRPLSSAGFPKRREDEGQMHPILRSSRACEDSVGDSSRSTGPVAPHPASEGANSVHIEPDSAAGRRIVNPAIQIYPVDLTGLTYDGYIRAYQASRAYWRRRLVAARCEEGRAEGSEVVRESKKRLTVAGSLPGSRSDVTRTEIDATCCTGEREQAKGERETADSPDLYGHEEPTTSTSQPDQGRGRGDADIRKGGRYHTDETDKLSEGDQLSAEETILDEG